A portion of the Perognathus longimembris pacificus isolate PPM17 chromosome 20, ASM2315922v1, whole genome shotgun sequence genome contains these proteins:
- the Ptprh gene encoding receptor-type tyrosine-protein phosphatase H yields MARTGEGLRRGPWGSLVLLGLYSWAAIARGDAPAPVRNLTVEGQSSNSIILRWAGPEGADAHNLTYWAQCTGQGGRTETRNTTDTRVTVDRLQPASSYVCSVWVEKDGVLSSSENLTASTAPAPVRNLTVEGQSSNSIILRWAGPEGADAHNLTYWAQCTGQGGRTETRNTTDTRVTVDGLQPASSYVCSVWVEKDGVLSSSENLTASTAPAPVRDLIVEGQSSNSITLRWAGPEGTDAHNLTYWVQCIKDGDIVETQNTRETRVTVNGLEPGSLYEFWVWAEFNGIYSSQENHSAATAPNAVTSLRVQEQTNRSITLTWMAPMGPGQHSYTYWVLWDQEGRAATKPQNTTEPSITLKGLAAGSLYSFIVWAERNGVEGSPSHLTGATAPSQVMLLNKEGQTNRSVTLRWEAPADPHSQLYTYWVYWASEENPPRTQDPQWPWVNSTGRTNDTWYVAQALMPGTWYNFSVWAERNGIFSSTQSLRAPTAPGTATITSCVSTSGGYAVMLTWSCPAGGYEVFEVEVGGQRPSQNQSSCEKGVSVSGLKPAQSYTATVTTTWSGLRAQSASTTCHTESTGVIVGTIVGVLLFLILVGLLIFFLRKRNQKQQQKVVPKDLMISSPGDIRAEDFANHVTKNEKDSSYGFAEEYQQLTLESQGQSQMVASAPENMAKNRYRNVLPYDWSRVPLKPLSEEPGSDYINASFMPGLWNTQEFIAAQGPLPQTVGDFWRLVWEQQSHTLVMLTNCVESGRVKCEHYWPLDSQPCTHGLLRVTLLSEEVTENWTVRDLQLLHVEEQKTLSVRQFHYLAWPDHGVPHSPDPLLAFWKMLRQWLNETPEGGPPIVHCSAGVGRTGTLIALDVLLRQLECEGLVGPFSFVRKMRESRPLMVQTEAQYVFLHQCILKYLQQSAPPSTQKEAMYENVAGLIYQNTDAIRAYQLEV; encoded by the exons atggccagaactggtgaGGGTCTCAGGAGAGGCCCGTGGGGGAGCTTGGTGCTGCTG GGTCTGTACAGTTGGGCTGCGATCGCCAGGGGAGATG ccccagccccagtgagaaACCTGACtgtggaagggcagagcagcaacTCCATCATCCTGCGCTGGGCCGGCCCCGAGGGCGCGGATGCCCACAACCTCACCTACTGGGCTCAGTGCACTGGACAGGGAGGCAGGACTGAGACGAGAAACACAACAGACACCAGGGTCACCGTGGATAGACTCCAACCTGCGTCTTCCTATGTGTGTTCTGTGTGGGTGGAGAAAGATGGAGTCCTGAGCTCCAGTGAGAATCTCACTGCCTCCACAG ccccagccccagtgagaaACCTGACtgtggaagggcagagcagcaacTCCATCATCCTGCGCTGGGCCGGCCCCGAGGGCGCGGATGCCCACAACCTCACCTACTGGGCTCAGTGCACTGGACAGGGAGGCAGGACTGAGACGAGAAACACAACAGACACCAGGGTCACCGTGGATGGACTCCAACCTGCGTCTTCCTATGTGTGTTCTGTGTGGGTGGAGAAAGATGGAGTCCTGAGCTCCAGTGAGAATCTCACTGCCTCCACAG ccccagccccagtgagaGACTTGATcgtggaagggcagagcagcaacTCCATCACCCTGCGCTGGGCCGGCCCCGAGGGCACGGACGCCCACAACCTCACCTACTGGGTGCAGTGCATTAAAGATGGAGACATTGTTGAGACACAAAACACAAGAGAGACCAGGGTCACTGTGAATGGGCTCGAACCTGGGTCCTTGTATGAATTTTGGGTGTGGGCAGAGTTCAATGGCATCTACAGCTCCCAAGAGAATCACAGTGCTGCCACAG CTCCTAATGCTGTGACCAGCCTCCGTGTGCAGGAGCAGACCAACAGATCCATCACCCTGACCTGGATGGCACCCATGGGCCCCGGCCAGCACAGCTACACCTACTGGGTCTTGTGGGACCAGGAGGGCAGGGCCGCCACCAAGCCCCAAAACACCACAGAGCCCAGCATCACACTGAAGGGCCTGGCAGCTGGGAGCCTGTATAGTTTCATTGTGTGGGCCGAGAGGAACGGGGTGGAAGGTTCTCCCAGCCACCTCACTGGGGCCACAG CTCCCAGTCAGGTCATGCTCCTGAATAAGGAAGGTCAGACCAATCGCTCAGTGACCTTGAGGTGGGAGGCCCCTGCGGACCCCCACTCCCAGCTCTACACCTACTGGGTTTACTGGGCCAGCGAAGAAAATCCTCCCAGGACACAAGATCCCCAGTGGCCCTGGGTCAACTCGACAGGCAGGACCAATGACACTTGGTATGTGGCACAGGCCCTCATGCCTGGTACTTGGTATAACTTCAGCGTGTGGGCAGAGAGAAATGGCATCTTCAGTTCGACGCAGAGCCTCCGGGCACCCACAG CCCCAGGCACCGCCACCATCACCTCCTGTGTCAGCACCTCAGGGGGCTATGCAGTCATGCTGACCTGGTCCTGCCCTGCTGGGGGCTATGAGGTCTTTGAGGTGGAGGTGGGTGGGCAGCGGCCCTCCCAGAACCAGTCTTCCTGTGAGAAGGGTGTGTCCGTGTCGGGTCTCAAGCCAGCTCAGTCCTACACagccaccgtcaccaccacctggAGTGGATTAAGGGCCCAATCAGCCTCTACAACCTGCCACACAGAGAGCACAG GGGTCATTGTGGGAACCATTGTGGGTGTCCTCCTGTTTCTCATCCTGGTAGGCCTCCTGATTTTCTTCTTGAGGAAGAG gaatcagaagcagcagcagaaggTCGTACCCAAGGATCTTATGATCAG CTCCCCGGGGGACATCCGGGCCGAAGACTTTGCTAATCATGTTACAAAAAATGAGAAGGACAGCAGCTATGGATTTGCAGAGGAGTACCAG CAATTGACCCTGGAGAGCCAAGGCCAATCTCAGATGGTGGCTTCTGCTCCGGAGAACATGGCCAAAAACCGCTACAGGAACGTGCTGCCCT ATGACTGGTCCCGGGTACCACTGAAACCCCTCAGTGAGGAGCCAGGATCAGACTACATCAATGCCAGCTTCATGCCG GGTCTCTGGAACACCCAGGAGTTCATTGCAGCCCAGGGACCCCTGCCCCAGACGGTGGGGGACTTCTGGCGCCTGGTGTGGGAGCAGCAGAGCCACACCCTGGTCATGCTGACCAACTGTGTGGAGTCTGGCCGG GTGAAGTGCGAGCATTACTGGCCTCTGGATTCTCAGCCCTGTACCCATGGGCTCCTGCGGGTGACACTGCTGAGTGAGGAGGTGACAGAGAACTGGACAGTGAGGGATCTTCAGCTCCTCCAT GTGGAGGAGCAGAAGACCCTATCTGTGCGGCAGTTCCATTACCTGGCCTGGCCAGACCACGGTGTCCCCCACTCCCCAGATCCTCTGCTGGCTTTTTGGAAGATGCTTCGTCAATGGCTGAATGAGACCCCGGAGGGAGGCCCGCCCATTGTGCACTGCAG TGCTGGTGTGGGCCGGACAGGCACCCTCATCGCCCTGGACGTCTTGCTCCGGCAGCTGGAATGTGAGGGGCTTGTGGGGCCCTTCAGCTTTGTGAGGAAGATGAGAGAAAGCCGCCCGCTGATGGTGCAGACAGAG gcCCAGTATGTGTTCTTGCACCAGTGTATCCTGAAGTACCTCCAGCAGtcagcccctccctccacccagaaGGAGGCCATGTATGAGAACGTGGCCGGCCTCATCTACCAGAACACAGACGCCATTCGGGCTTATCAGCTGGAGGTCTGA
- the Syt5 gene encoding synaptotagmin-5 produces MFPEPATPGPPAPQVPPDSSRISQGAVPPWALATILLCSGLLLFSCCFYLYLKRCRKRMGKKSQAQAQVYLQEVKELGRSYIDKVQPEVEDLDPMPSGRGQQAAEKHKLGRLQYSLDYDFQSGQLLVGILQAEELAALDMGGSSDPYVSVYLLPDKRRRYETKVHRQTLNPYFGETFAFKVPYVELGGRVLVMAVYDFDRFSRNDAIGEVRVPMSSVDLGRPVQSWQELQVAPREEQEKLGDICFSLRYVPTAGKLTVIVLEAKNLKKMDVGGLSDPYVKVHLLQGGKKMRKKKTTIKKNTLNPYYNEAFSFEVSCDQVQKVQVELTVLDYDKLGKNEAIGRVAVGTAVGGAGLRHWADMLANPRRPIAQWHSLRPPDRVRPPPGP; encoded by the exons ATGTTCCCGGAGCCTGCGACCCCTGGGCCTCCAGCGCCCCAAGTGCCTCCGGACTCCAGCCGCATCAGCCAGGGCGCAG TGCCTCCCTGGGCCCTGGCCAccatcctgctctgctcaggCCTCCTGCTCTTCAGCTGCTGTTTCTATCTGTACCTGAAGCGATGCCGGAAGCGAATGGGCAAGAAAAGCCAGGCCCAAGCCCAAGTCTACCTTCAGGAAGTGAAGGAATTGGGCCGGAGCTACATAGACAAG GTGCAGCCGGAAGTGGAGGACCTGGATCCAATGCCATCTGGGCGGGGGCAGCAGGCAGCAGAGAAGCATAAGCTAGGACGACTGCAGTACTCGCTGGATTATGACTTCCAGAGTGGCCAG CTTCTGGTAGGCATTCTGCAAGCGGAGGAGTTGGCAGCCTTGGACATGGGAGGCTCCTCCGACCCCTATGTCAGCGTCTACTTGCTGCCAGACAAGCGGAGGCGGTACGAGACCAAGGTGCATCGGCAGACGTTGAACCCATACTTTGGAGAGACCTTTGCCTTCAAG GTCCCGTATGTGGAGCTGGGGGGCAGGGTGCTGGTCATGGCGGTGTATGACTTCGATCGCTTCTCCCGCAATGACGCCATCGGGGAGGTGCGCGTCCCCATGAGCTCCGTGGACTTGGGGCGGCCAGTGCAGTCCTGGCAGGAGTTGCAGGTGGCTCCCAGAGAGGAG CAGGAGAAGCTAGGGGACATTTGCTTCTCACTCCGATACGTCCCCACAGCCGGGAAACTCACCGTCATCGTCCTGGAGGCTAAGAACTTGAAGAAGATGGACGTAGGGGGGCTGTCAG aTCCCTATGTCAAGGTGCACCTGCTGCAGGGCGGCAAGAAGATGCGGAAGAAGAAAACGACCATCAAGAAGAATACTCTGAACCCCTATTACAACGAAGCCTTCAGCTTCGAGGTATCCTGCGACCAAGTCCAG AAAGTCCAGGTGGAATTGACCGTGCTGGACTACGACAAACTGGGCAAGAATGAGGCCATCGGGAGGGTGGCGGTGGGCACAGCAGTGGGGGGTGCTGGCCTGCGGCACTGGGCGGATATGCTGGCCAACCCCCGGCGGCCCATCGCCCAGTGGCATTCTCTGCGGCCCCCTGACCGAGTGAGACCACCGCCTGGTCCCTGA